One genomic segment of Pandoraea thiooxydans includes these proteins:
- a CDS encoding class I SAM-dependent methyltransferase: MSDQSRIEPDATAARVALWRALHMQVDQPPHVFADDVGLMLLAPGADWRDRGDMDPQFTRPFRASIVARARFIEELVAEQAGRGVDQYVILGAGLDSFAQRRPEIASGMRVFEIDRPGPQAWKQQRLIELGFGTPAWLRFVPVDFEAGQSWRERLVAAGFDTGKPAIVVSTGVSMYLTHQANAATLHQVAEFAPGSTLAMTFLLPLHLAGPEVRPGLEMAERGARASGTPFLSFFTPQQILAMAHDAGFGQARHVSAAELARRYFADRADGLRPPDNSEELLVASTQPGDRSPASMGD, translated from the coding sequence ATGTCCGATCAGTCGAGGATTGAGCCCGATGCGACGGCCGCACGCGTTGCATTATGGCGAGCGCTGCATATGCAGGTCGATCAGCCGCCGCACGTTTTCGCCGACGACGTCGGCCTGATGCTATTGGCGCCAGGCGCCGATTGGCGCGATCGCGGCGATATGGATCCGCAGTTCACGCGCCCGTTTCGCGCGTCGATCGTTGCGCGGGCGCGCTTTATCGAGGAGTTGGTGGCAGAGCAGGCGGGGCGGGGCGTCGACCAGTATGTGATTCTCGGCGCGGGTCTCGATAGCTTCGCGCAGCGTCGCCCGGAAATCGCGTCTGGCATGAGGGTGTTCGAAATCGATCGGCCTGGCCCGCAGGCTTGGAAGCAACAGCGCCTGATCGAACTCGGTTTCGGCACGCCCGCATGGCTGCGCTTTGTGCCGGTCGATTTCGAGGCAGGGCAGAGCTGGCGTGAGCGCCTCGTGGCTGCCGGCTTCGATACCGGCAAGCCCGCTATTGTGGTTTCCACGGGCGTGAGCATGTATCTGACCCATCAGGCGAATGCGGCCACGCTGCATCAAGTGGCGGAGTTCGCGCCGGGTTCCACGCTTGCCATGACATTTCTGCTCCCGCTTCATCTGGCCGGCCCCGAGGTGCGCCCCGGGCTGGAAATGGCCGAACGGGGCGCGCGCGCCAGCGGCACGCCGTTCCTGAGTTTCTTCACGCCGCAGCAAATCCTGGCGATGGCCCACGACGCCGGGTTCGGCCAGGCGCGGCACGTGAGTGCGGCCGAACTGGCCCGACGCTATTTTGCGGACAGGGCCGACGGCCTGCGCCCGCCCGACAATTCGGAAGAGTTGCTGGTGGCCAGCACCCAGCCCGGTGACCGAAGCCCAGCCTCAATGGGGGATTGA
- the katG gene encoding catalase/peroxidase HPI, with protein MSTETKCPFNHTAGSGTSNRDWWPNQLNLKILHQHSSLSDPMDKDFNYAEAFKSLDLAAVKKDLLAVMTDSKGWWPADFGHYGPFFIRMAWHSAGTYRTGDGRGGAGAGQQRFAPLNSWPDNVNLDKARRLIWPVKQKYGRNISWADLIILAGNVALESMGFKTFGFGGGRQDVWEPEEDVYWGAENKWLDDKRYSGDRDLENPLAAVQMGLIYVNPEGPNGKPDPLAAARDIRETFARMAMDDEETVALIAGGHTFGKTHGAGDASLVGPEPEAAGLEEQGLGWKSSFGTGKGADAIGSGLEVTWTSTPTKWSNNFFWNLFGYEWELTKSPAGAHQWTPKGGAGAGTVPAAHDPSKRIAPAMLTTDLALRFDPAYEKISRRFYENPDQFADAFARAWFKLTHRDMGPRARYLGPEVPSEELLWQDPIPAVDHPLIDEKDIAALKAKVRATDLSVPQLVSTAWASASTFRGSDKRGGANGARIRLAPQKDWEVNQPEQLKVVLDTLEGIQREFNSAQSGGKQVSLADLIVLAGCAGIEQAAKNAGHDVTVPFTPGRMDASQAQTDAASFDVLEPIADGFRNYVKGKYTMPAEALLVDKAQLLTLSAPEMTVLVGGMRVLNTNFGQTRHGVFTHRPEALTNDFFVNLLDMGTEWKPTSAAGDVFEGRDRATGNPKWTGTRVDLVFGSNSQLRALAEVYGSADAEEKFIRDFVAAWDKVMNLDRFDLA; from the coding sequence ATGTCGACTGAAACGAAGTGTCCGTTCAACCACACCGCTGGCAGCGGCACGTCAAACAGAGACTGGTGGCCCAACCAGCTGAACCTGAAAATCCTGCACCAACACTCGTCGTTGTCCGACCCGATGGACAAGGACTTCAATTACGCCGAGGCGTTCAAGAGTCTCGATCTCGCGGCGGTGAAGAAAGATCTGCTGGCGGTGATGACGGACTCGAAAGGTTGGTGGCCGGCCGATTTCGGCCATTACGGGCCATTCTTCATTCGCATGGCCTGGCACAGCGCCGGCACGTATCGCACCGGCGACGGCCGCGGCGGCGCCGGTGCCGGGCAGCAACGCTTCGCACCCCTGAACAGCTGGCCGGACAACGTCAACCTCGATAAGGCGCGCCGCCTGATCTGGCCGGTCAAGCAAAAATATGGCCGCAACATCTCCTGGGCCGATCTGATCATTCTGGCCGGCAATGTCGCGCTGGAGTCGATGGGCTTCAAGACTTTCGGTTTTGGCGGTGGCCGCCAGGATGTGTGGGAGCCGGAGGAAGACGTCTACTGGGGCGCTGAAAACAAATGGCTCGACGACAAGCGCTATAGCGGCGATCGCGACCTCGAAAACCCGCTCGCGGCGGTGCAGATGGGGCTGATTTACGTCAACCCGGAAGGACCGAACGGCAAGCCGGACCCGCTGGCGGCGGCACGCGACATCCGCGAGACCTTTGCGCGCATGGCGATGGACGACGAAGAGACGGTGGCGCTCATCGCCGGCGGCCATACCTTCGGCAAAACCCACGGCGCCGGCGACGCCTCGCTGGTGGGGCCGGAGCCTGAAGCGGCCGGCCTCGAAGAGCAGGGGCTCGGATGGAAGAGCAGCTTCGGCACGGGCAAGGGCGCCGACGCGATCGGCAGCGGCCTGGAGGTCACGTGGACCTCGACGCCGACCAAGTGGAGCAACAACTTTTTCTGGAATCTGTTCGGTTACGAGTGGGAGCTGACCAAGAGTCCGGCCGGCGCGCATCAATGGACGCCGAAGGGCGGTGCCGGCGCCGGTACCGTGCCGGCCGCGCACGATCCGTCCAAACGTATCGCGCCCGCCATGCTGACCACCGATCTCGCATTGCGGTTCGATCCGGCTTACGAGAAGATCTCGCGGCGATTTTACGAGAATCCGGATCAGTTCGCCGATGCGTTCGCCCGGGCCTGGTTCAAGCTCACGCACCGCGACATGGGGCCGCGCGCACGTTATCTGGGCCCGGAAGTGCCGAGCGAGGAACTGCTCTGGCAGGATCCGATCCCAGCCGTCGATCATCCGCTGATCGACGAGAAGGATATCGCCGCGCTCAAGGCCAAGGTGCGCGCAACCGACCTGTCGGTGCCGCAACTGGTGTCGACCGCCTGGGCCTCGGCATCGACCTTCCGCGGTTCCGACAAGCGCGGCGGCGCTAACGGCGCGCGCATTCGCCTGGCGCCGCAAAAGGACTGGGAGGTGAATCAGCCGGAGCAACTGAAGGTTGTGCTCGATACGCTCGAGGGGATTCAGCGCGAATTCAACAGCGCCCAGTCGGGCGGCAAGCAGGTCTCGCTGGCTGACCTGATCGTGCTGGCGGGTTGCGCGGGTATCGAGCAGGCGGCGAAAAACGCCGGGCACGACGTGACGGTACCTTTCACGCCGGGCCGCATGGACGCCTCGCAAGCGCAAACCGACGCGGCGTCGTTCGACGTGCTCGAGCCGATTGCCGACGGTTTTCGCAATTACGTCAAAGGCAAGTACACGATGCCAGCCGAGGCATTGCTGGTCGACAAAGCACAGTTGCTGACGCTGAGTGCGCCGGAAATGACCGTGCTGGTGGGCGGCATGCGAGTGCTGAACACCAACTTCGGACAGACCCGCCATGGCGTTTTCACGCATCGACCCGAGGCATTGACCAATGACTTCTTCGTCAATCTGCTCGATATGGGGACCGAGTGGAAGCCGACGTCCGCAGCCGGCGATGTATTCGAAGGGCGCGACCGGGCTACCGGCAATCCCAAATGGACCGGCACGCGCGTCGATCTCGTGTTCGGCTCCAACTCGCAACTGCGCGCGCTGGCCGAAGTCTATGGCAGCGCCGACGCCGAGGAAAAGTTCATCCGTGATTTCGTCGCAGCCTGGGACAAGGTGATGAACCTCGATCGCTTCGACCTGGCGTAA
- a CDS encoding hemerythrin domain-containing protein, whose product MTSIVDTLRAEHGNLERLIRLFDDQALAVHGVSSASTALLVDATYYLTRFPDVNHHALEDRIVERLLNKRALPVALGREIEAQHATLVREGHQLLQALESLIREENASAEWVEFQLRLYGERLRHNIAMEELTLFPMALARLDSDDWDAIARDRPMPSADPLFQTPVHERFRQLHRIIAREAGCGCEDDDFPRSIPH is encoded by the coding sequence GTGACGAGCATCGTTGACACGCTGCGCGCCGAGCATGGCAACCTCGAGCGGCTGATCCGCCTGTTCGATGATCAGGCGCTCGCCGTCCATGGCGTGTCGTCGGCAAGCACGGCATTGCTGGTCGACGCGACCTACTACCTGACGCGCTTTCCGGACGTCAATCATCACGCGCTGGAAGATCGCATCGTCGAGAGGCTGCTCAACAAACGCGCGCTGCCCGTCGCGTTGGGACGCGAAATCGAGGCGCAGCATGCGACGCTGGTACGCGAGGGACATCAGTTGCTGCAGGCGCTTGAATCATTGATCCGCGAGGAGAACGCCTCGGCCGAATGGGTCGAGTTCCAGCTGCGTCTCTATGGCGAGCGGCTGCGTCACAACATCGCCATGGAAGAATTGACGCTCTTCCCGATGGCGCTGGCCCGCCTCGACAGCGACGACTGGGATGCCATCGCGCGTGACAGGCCCATGCCGAGCGCCGATCCGCTCTTTCAAACACCGGTGCACGAGCGCTTCAGGCAATTGCATCGCATCATTGCCCGCGAAGCCGGGTGCGGGTGCGAAGACGACGATTTCCCGCGCTCAATCCCCCATTGA
- a CDS encoding VOC family protein, producing MVRILFLSGADSAFGQMAEALARQLLGARAEVIGAATELAPVDPHAIAAMAEIGIDIGSARGQPTPAFDAAAIDVLVTLGSDQAYPGLRAEARHLNWVIANPLADADMLGSEEILARFRLARDQIRARIAVLASLLGLPEGPAAQEFHGSIRVNDLPASVRFYAWLLDTWPKEWTHRYATFIRPDLQLNFVLMVSDGLALHHDTLYHLGIGMADRQAVIDAYHRALAFGASIAKPPRTTWKGTPLHELWLQDPDGTLIEVYARLTRDELAQKPADEQPVFLVPGTEPAPVIG from the coding sequence ATGGTTCGCATACTGTTTTTATCAGGCGCCGACTCGGCATTCGGCCAGATGGCCGAGGCGCTGGCGCGGCAACTGCTCGGCGCGCGCGCGGAGGTGATCGGCGCCGCGACTGAACTGGCTCCGGTCGATCCGCACGCCATCGCCGCAATGGCCGAAATCGGCATCGACATCGGCTCGGCGCGCGGCCAGCCGACGCCCGCCTTCGACGCGGCCGCGATCGACGTTCTGGTCACCCTGGGCTCAGATCAGGCATACCCCGGACTGCGCGCCGAGGCCAGGCACCTGAATTGGGTTATCGCCAACCCCCTGGCCGATGCCGATATGCTCGGCTCCGAGGAAATCCTCGCCCGCTTTCGGCTTGCGCGCGATCAGATCCGCGCCCGCATTGCGGTGCTCGCCAGCCTGCTGGGCCTGCCCGAAGGTCCTGCCGCGCAAGAGTTTCACGGCAGCATCCGCGTCAACGACCTGCCCGCCAGCGTGCGCTTTTACGCCTGGCTGCTCGACACCTGGCCCAAAGAATGGACGCACCGCTACGCGACCTTCATTCGCCCCGACCTGCAGCTCAATTTCGTATTGATGGTATCCGACGGCCTGGCCCTGCATCACGATACGCTCTACCACCTGGGCATCGGCATGGCCGATCGTCAAGCGGTGATCGATGCCTATCACCGGGCCCTGGCATTCGGCGCGTCGATCGCCAAGCCCCCTCGCACCACCTGGAAGGGCACGCCGCTGCATGAACTGTGGCTCCAGGATCCCGACGGCACCCTGATCGAGGTCTACGCGCGCCTGACCCGCGACGAGCTTGCGCAAAAGCCGGCCGACGAGCAACCGGTGTTCCTGGTGCCGGGCACCGAGCCGGCACCCGTTATCGGATGA
- a CDS encoding MBL fold metallo-hydrolase RNA specificity domain-containing protein, which produces MKISFHGADREVTGSCHLLEAQGKRLLIDCGMYQGGRDLDDENAEAFGFDPKSIDVLLLTHAHLDHCGRIPLLVKRGFTGEIITTAATRELARLVMLDAARLHEEDAERHARHAARRGEAQHRPLYDTLDALNALDRFGRTATYGEAVALTPHLSATFYDAGHILGSASIRIEQTQAPRGSIIFSGDLGYSGRAILRNPQIPPPADTVVMETTYGDRLHKALAPSIEELYTAITDTFARGGNVVIPTFAMERAQEILYYLREGIEKGRLQRSLPVFLDSPMAISATEIFRRHAECYAPKDYAMFEGGKDPFKLPALRFTRQTDESMALNRLVGGAVIMAGSGMCTGGRVRHHLRHNLWREDSSIIFVGYAARGTLARLLIDGAKQVTLFGDNVPVRAKLYTINGFSAHADRDELLAWHRALRPRRTVLVHGDEQVMQSFAAQLKDTEVHVPAKGDVIPL; this is translated from the coding sequence ATGAAGATATCGTTTCACGGCGCGGACCGCGAAGTCACCGGCTCCTGCCACCTGCTCGAGGCGCAGGGCAAGCGCCTCCTGATCGATTGCGGCATGTATCAGGGCGGCCGCGACCTCGACGACGAAAACGCCGAAGCGTTCGGCTTCGATCCCAAATCGATCGACGTGCTGCTGCTCACGCACGCCCATCTCGACCACTGCGGACGGATCCCGTTGCTGGTCAAGCGCGGCTTCACCGGAGAGATAATCACCACGGCGGCCACGCGCGAACTGGCTCGGCTGGTGATGCTGGATGCGGCCCGCCTGCACGAGGAAGACGCGGAACGCCACGCGCGACACGCGGCTCGGCGCGGCGAAGCGCAGCACAGGCCGCTCTACGACACGCTCGATGCGCTCAACGCACTCGATCGGTTCGGCCGCACCGCCACGTACGGTGAAGCAGTGGCGCTCACGCCGCACCTGAGCGCCACCTTTTACGATGCCGGCCACATTCTCGGCTCGGCCAGCATTCGCATCGAACAAACACAGGCGCCGCGTGGGTCGATCATTTTCTCGGGCGATCTCGGATACAGCGGCCGGGCGATCCTGCGCAATCCGCAAATTCCTCCGCCAGCCGACACGGTAGTCATGGAAACCACTTACGGCGACCGGCTGCACAAAGCGTTGGCGCCGTCGATCGAAGAGCTCTACACGGCCATTACCGACACCTTTGCGCGCGGCGGCAACGTCGTCATTCCGACCTTCGCCATGGAGCGCGCCCAGGAGATCCTCTACTATCTGCGCGAAGGCATCGAGAAGGGGCGCCTGCAGCGCTCGCTGCCCGTGTTTCTGGATTCGCCGATGGCAATCTCGGCAACCGAAATCTTTCGCCGCCATGCCGAATGCTATGCGCCGAAAGACTACGCGATGTTCGAAGGCGGCAAGGACCCGTTCAAGCTGCCGGCGCTGCGCTTCACTCGCCAGACCGACGAGTCGATGGCTCTGAATCGGCTGGTCGGCGGCGCCGTGATCATGGCCGGCTCCGGCATGTGCACCGGCGGGCGGGTGCGCCATCATTTGCGCCACAATCTCTGGCGCGAAGACTCCAGCATCATCTTCGTCGGCTACGCGGCGCGCGGCACGCTCGCGCGCCTGCTGATCGACGGCGCCAAACAGGTGACCCTGTTCGGCGACAACGTGCCGGTGCGCGCGAAGCTCTACACCATCAACGGCTTTTCGGCGCACGCGGATCGCGACGAGCTGCTGGCCTGGCACCGCGCCTTGCGCCCCAGGCGAACGGTTCTCGTGCACGGCGACGAACAGGTCATGCAAAGCTTCGCGGCACAACTGAAAGACACAGAGGTTCACGTACCGGCCAAGGGCGATGTGATTCCCTTGTGA
- a CDS encoding LOG family protein: MSAKKPTIPPPAQRNVRRTPLPWEHPKSREEEAEVDQRLRAIMQDPSYLEADSDVAFLHTDAVRGARIQLDYLKAELVLAAHGIERTIVVFGSTRLREPDTASRELDAARRAMAARPADTACARALRLAEHRLALSPYYMVGHQLGQLVGNAGNPRLAVLTGGGPGAMEAVNRGAFDAGAPSVGLNIRLPREQYPNPYITPGLCLQFHYFAMRKLHFVKRAAALVALPGGYGTLDELFCALTLIQTRKSAPIPIVLIGQAYWQKVFNVDFLVDTGSIDEEDRELFWYAESAEEAWNGILAWHRQNGSALLDEPANQPTRQP; encoded by the coding sequence TTGAGTGCCAAGAAGCCCACCATCCCGCCGCCCGCGCAACGCAACGTGCGCCGCACGCCGCTGCCCTGGGAGCACCCCAAATCCCGCGAGGAAGAAGCCGAGGTCGATCAACGCCTGCGTGCCATCATGCAGGACCCGTCGTACCTGGAGGCCGACAGCGATGTCGCCTTCCTGCATACCGACGCGGTGCGCGGCGCGCGCATTCAACTGGACTACCTCAAGGCCGAACTGGTGCTCGCGGCCCACGGCATCGAGCGCACGATCGTCGTCTTCGGCAGCACGCGTCTGCGCGAGCCCGACACGGCGAGCCGCGAGCTCGATGCGGCGCGCCGTGCCATGGCCGCACGCCCCGCCGATACCGCCTGCGCGCGCGCATTGCGGCTGGCCGAACACCGCCTGGCCCTCTCCCCTTACTACATGGTCGGACACCAGTTGGGGCAACTGGTGGGCAACGCGGGTAACCCGCGACTGGCAGTGCTCACCGGCGGCGGCCCGGGCGCCATGGAGGCTGTCAACCGCGGCGCGTTCGACGCCGGCGCGCCAAGCGTCGGCCTGAACATCAGGCTGCCGCGCGAACAGTACCCGAACCCCTACATCACGCCGGGCCTGTGCCTGCAGTTTCACTACTTCGCGATGCGCAAGCTCCACTTCGTCAAGCGCGCCGCCGCGCTGGTGGCTTTGCCGGGCGGCTATGGCACGCTGGACGAACTGTTCTGCGCGCTGACGCTGATCCAGACCCGCAAGAGCGCGCCCATTCCGATCGTGCTGATCGGCCAGGCCTATTGGCAAAAGGTTTTCAATGTCGATTTCCTGGTCGACACAGGCAGCATCGACGAAGAAGATCGCGAGCTGTTCTGGTACGCCGAGTCGGCCGAGGAAGCGTGGAACGGCATCCTCGCCTGGCATCGTCAAAACGGCAGCGCACTGCTCGACGAACCCGCAAACCAACCGACGAGACAACCATGA
- a CDS encoding succinate dehydrogenase iron-sulfur subunit: MNQSRTFEIYRYDPDQDAGPRMQRYELEPASGDRMLLDALIRLKAIDPSLTFRRSCREGVCGSDAMNINGKNGLACTTNLLDLPQHTVLRPLPGLPVVRDLIVDMTSFFKQYDSIMPYLINDTPPPERERLQSPQERDQLDGLYECILCSCCSSACPSYWWNPDKYVGPAGLLQAYRFLVDSRDEATGARLDNLEDPYRVFRCRTILNCTDVCPKGLNPAQAIGQIKTMLARRTI; this comes from the coding sequence GTGAATCAATCCAGAACGTTCGAGATCTACCGCTACGATCCTGATCAGGACGCAGGCCCACGCATGCAGAGGTACGAACTCGAGCCCGCATCGGGCGACCGAATGCTGCTCGACGCGCTGATCCGCCTCAAAGCAATCGATCCGTCACTGACTTTCCGGCGCTCGTGCCGCGAAGGCGTTTGCGGCTCCGACGCGATGAACATCAACGGCAAGAACGGGCTGGCCTGCACCACGAACCTGCTCGACCTGCCGCAGCATACGGTACTGCGGCCCCTGCCGGGGCTGCCGGTGGTGCGCGATCTTATCGTCGACATGACGAGCTTCTTCAAGCAATACGATTCGATCATGCCGTATCTGATCAACGATACGCCGCCGCCCGAACGCGAGCGCCTGCAGTCGCCACAGGAGCGCGATCAACTCGACGGCCTTTACGAATGCATCCTGTGCTCCTGTTGCTCCAGTGCCTGTCCGTCGTATTGGTGGAACCCGGACAAATACGTTGGCCCCGCCGGACTTCTGCAGGCCTATCGATTCCTGGTCGACTCGCGCGACGAGGCAACCGGCGCGCGCCTCGACAACCTCGAAGACCCCTATCGCGTGTTCCGCTGCCGCACGATCCTGAATTGCACCGACGTCTGCCCCAAAGGCCTGAACCCGGCGCAAGCCATCGGCCAGATCAAGACCATGCTGGCACGCCGAACCATTTGA
- a CDS encoding carboxymuconolactone decarboxylase family protein, protein MATQRREMAPDALTAFMAFNRAVFADGALPVKTKELIAVAVAHVTQCPYCIRGHTAGALKQGATQQEIMEAIWVAAEMRAGAAYAHSALAIDEMNRRAASQEAHRDEHR, encoded by the coding sequence ATGGCAACGCAACGCCGGGAAATGGCACCGGATGCGCTAACCGCTTTCATGGCTTTCAACCGCGCGGTGTTTGCCGACGGCGCGCTGCCGGTGAAAACGAAGGAACTGATCGCCGTTGCCGTGGCGCACGTCACGCAGTGCCCCTACTGCATTCGCGGCCACACCGCCGGCGCACTGAAGCAAGGCGCCACGCAGCAGGAAATCATGGAGGCCATCTGGGTCGCGGCCGAGATGAGAGCCGGCGCCGCCTACGCACATTCGGCACTGGCCATCGACGAGATGAACCGGCGCGCGGCCTCGCAGGAGGCCCATCGTGACGAGCATCGTTGA
- a CDS encoding OsmC family protein: protein MNNETKAALTFSVSAQRVDAHGSVAHCKQAEIHLDTDLAGRMDAFNPAELLMAALAACMIKGIERVTPILKFELRGVQVRLHGVRRDVPPSMASIEYEILVDTDEPDRRLTLLHDNVKKFGTVYNTVAPGTTLSGVLRRLPK, encoded by the coding sequence ATGAATAACGAAACGAAAGCGGCCCTGACTTTCTCGGTGAGCGCGCAGCGCGTCGATGCCCATGGCAGCGTCGCCCATTGCAAACAGGCCGAAATCCATCTCGACACCGATCTGGCCGGTCGAATGGATGCCTTCAACCCGGCGGAGCTGCTGATGGCGGCGCTGGCGGCGTGCATGATCAAAGGCATCGAGCGAGTCACACCGATACTCAAGTTCGAGCTGCGCGGCGTGCAGGTGCGCTTGCACGGTGTGCGGCGGGACGTGCCGCCAAGCATGGCATCCATCGAATACGAAATTCTGGTCGATACGGACGAACCGGATCGACGGCTTACGTTACTGCACGACAATGTGAAAAAATTCGGCACCGTATACAACACGGTAGCACCCGGCACGACACTCAGCGGCGTGTTGCGGCGTCTGCCGAAATAG
- a CDS encoding VIT1/CCC1 transporter family protein encodes MRTDHYLAERHRTHHIGWLRAAVLGANDGIVSTASLIIGVASANGTHGAVMIAGVAGLVAGAMSMAAGEYVSVSSQADTEQADLARERVELATDTEREHAELAAIYVQRGVEQKLAEQVATQLMAADALGSHARDELGISETVSARPLQAAFSSALAFTVGALLPLLVALVSGTQWLAWTVGIASLAFLAALGALAAYTGGASIVKGMWRVTFWGALAMALTAGVGLMFGATA; translated from the coding sequence ATGAGAACAGACCATTACCTGGCAGAGCGCCACCGCACGCACCACATCGGCTGGCTGCGCGCCGCCGTACTGGGGGCCAACGACGGCATTGTCTCCACCGCCAGCCTGATCATCGGCGTGGCCTCCGCCAACGGCACGCACGGCGCCGTGATGATCGCCGGTGTCGCCGGACTGGTCGCCGGAGCGATGTCGATGGCCGCCGGCGAATACGTCTCGGTCAGCTCGCAGGCCGACACCGAACAGGCCGACCTCGCCCGCGAGCGCGTCGAATTGGCGACCGATACCGAGCGCGAGCACGCCGAATTGGCGGCAATCTATGTGCAGCGGGGCGTCGAGCAAAAACTGGCCGAGCAGGTCGCCACCCAGCTCATGGCCGCCGATGCCCTGGGCAGCCATGCCCGCGACGAGCTGGGCATCTCCGAGACGGTCAGCGCCCGGCCGCTGCAGGCCGCGTTCTCCTCGGCGCTGGCTTTCACCGTCGGCGCGCTCCTGCCATTGCTGGTTGCCCTCGTGTCCGGCACTCAGTGGCTGGCCTGGACAGTCGGTATCGCATCGCTTGCATTTCTGGCCGCGCTCGGTGCGCTTGCCGCCTACACAGGGGGCGCCAGCATCGTCAAAGGGATGTGGCGGGTGACCTTCTGGGGCGCGTTGGCGATGGCGCTCACGGCCGGTGTCGGTCTCATGTTCGGCGCTACGGCATAA
- a CDS encoding cupin domain-containing protein — MATPRAAFGELIDIRPLGPALKDAKSVTLVRSERLEVIRLMLPAGKHIPEHRVPGEITVQCLEGRLKFSTPAATHTMRAGDLLFVEPGHAHWLEALDDTSVLVTLYLPHDR; from the coding sequence ATGGCAACGCCGCGTGCAGCATTCGGAGAACTGATCGACATCCGGCCGCTTGGCCCTGCGCTGAAGGACGCCAAGTCCGTCACGCTGGTGCGCTCCGAGCGTCTCGAAGTAATCCGCTTGATGCTGCCGGCCGGCAAGCACATCCCCGAACACCGGGTGCCGGGCGAAATCACCGTGCAGTGCCTGGAGGGTCGCCTGAAGTTCTCCACGCCAGCGGCCACGCATACCATGCGCGCCGGTGATCTGCTGTTCGTCGAGCCGGGTCATGCGCACTGGCTCGAGGCGCTCGACGACACGTCGGTGCTCGTCACGCTGTATTTGCCGCACGATCGCTGA